One genomic segment of Amycolatopsis sp. Hca4 includes these proteins:
- a CDS encoding isopenicillin N synthase family oxygenase, which yields MRTFELPDSVSGTTVDRILGRQLIRTWEEDGILQVAATAEQASATGEALAESRRFFARSLPEKAKFVSDLTYSGYIASGEEMTAGEADYSEIFTVCPDIPLTDTRVSEGWPCHGPVPWPDEAYRTAMEAHLREVGGIGEKLLQLVALGLGVEIDRLTRLTRDGWHHMRVLRFPARSATTERGIGAHTDYGLLVIAAQDDVGGLFIRPPVAGEPRRRNWLPEESTAGMYQDEEPWHYVEPEPAVFTVFPGDILQFLTGGRLLSTPHKVRLADRERYTLAYFHEPAFGVTVRPLAGGDETIHYGTHFTNMFTRCYPDRVTTKRILAEGRLRLLDR from the coding sequence ATGCGTACGTTCGAGCTGCCCGATTCGGTGAGCGGGACGACCGTTGACCGGATACTGGGCAGGCAGCTGATCCGGACCTGGGAGGAAGACGGGATCTTACAGGTCGCCGCCACCGCCGAGCAGGCCAGTGCCACCGGCGAAGCGCTCGCGGAAAGCCGGCGGTTCTTCGCGAGATCACTTCCGGAGAAAGCGAAGTTCGTCAGCGATCTGACCTACAGCGGTTACATCGCATCCGGCGAAGAAATGACCGCGGGCGAAGCCGACTACTCCGAAATCTTCACGGTTTGCCCGGACATCCCGCTCACCGACACCCGCGTCTCGGAGGGGTGGCCGTGTCACGGCCCGGTCCCGTGGCCGGACGAGGCGTACCGGACGGCGATGGAAGCCCACCTCCGTGAGGTCGGCGGGATCGGCGAGAAGCTGCTCCAGCTGGTCGCCCTCGGGCTCGGGGTGGAGATCGACCGGCTGACCCGGCTCACCCGCGACGGCTGGCACCACATGCGCGTGCTGCGCTTCCCGGCCCGGTCGGCGACCACCGAACGGGGGATCGGCGCCCACACCGACTACGGACTGCTCGTGATCGCGGCGCAGGACGACGTCGGCGGGCTGTTCATCCGGCCGCCGGTGGCCGGTGAGCCGCGGCGCCGGAACTGGCTGCCGGAGGAGAGCACGGCCGGGATGTACCAGGACGAGGAGCCCTGGCACTACGTCGAGCCCGAGCCGGCGGTGTTCACCGTGTTCCCCGGCGACATCCTGCAGTTCCTCACCGGTGGCAGGCTGCTGTCGACGCCGCACAAGGTCCGGCTCGCGGACCGCGAGCGGTACACGCTGGCCTACTTCCACGAGCCGGCGTTCGGCGTGACCGTGCGCCCGCTGGCCGGCGGCGACGAGACCATCCACTACGGGACGCACTTCACCAACATGTTCACCCGCTGCTATCCCGACCGGGTGACGACGAAGCG